One window from the genome of Eleginops maclovinus isolate JMC-PN-2008 ecotype Puerto Natales chromosome 15, JC_Emac_rtc_rv5, whole genome shotgun sequence encodes:
- the zgc:153284 gene encoding SH3 domain-binding glutamic acid-rich-like protein 3, with the protein MSVKVFYTSVSGSLEIKKKQQKVLDVLSAKKIDFESIDISQDSNSKDLMRELAHDPKVLPPQICNGNEYCGNYDAFLLAIEDEQLEKFLKL; encoded by the exons ATGTCTGTCAAAGTGTTTTATACCAGCGTGAGCGGTTCTCTAGAG atcaagaaaaaacaacaaaaagtctTGGACGTCCTGTCCGCCAAGAAAATCGACTTTGAATCGATAGACATTAGTCAGGATTCTAATTCCAAGGACTTAATGAGGGAATTGGCACATGACCCTAAGGTGCTACCTCCTCAGATATGCAATGGGAACGAATATTGTGGG aaCTACGACGCATTTCTGTTGGCAATTGAGGACGAACAGTTGGAGAAGTTTCTCAAGCTCTAA
- the rps12 gene encoding 40S ribosomal protein S12, which produces MAEEGVAAGGVMDVNTALPEVLKTALIHDGLARGIREAAKALDKRQAHLCALAGNCDEPTYVKLVEALCAEHQINLIKVEDNKKLGEWVGLCKIDREGKPRKIVGCSCVVVKDYGKESQAKDVIEEYFKGKK; this is translated from the exons ATGGCCGAGGAAGG CGTCGCTGCTGGAGGTGTGATGGATGTCAACACTGCTCTCCCTGAAGTGCTCAAGACCGCACTTATCCACGATGGCCTCGCCCGTGGTATCCGTGAGGCAGCTAAGGCCCTGGACAA gcGTCAAGCCCATCTCTGCGCCCTTGCAGGCAACTGCGATGAGCCCACATACGTCAAGCTGGTGGAGGCCCTCTGTGCCGAGCATCAGATCAACCTGATAAAG GTTGAAGACAACAAGAAGCTCGGAGAGTGGGTCGGTCTGTGCAAGATCGACCGTGAGGGCAAACCCCGTAAGATCGTGGGCTGCAGCTGTGTCGTGGTCAAG GACTATGGCAAGGAGTCTCAAGCAAAGGATGTGATTGAGGAATACTTCAAAGGCAAGAAATAA